TCTGGAATTGGGTGGTCTGGCCAGAGTAAAGGTTGCAGGTTGAAGACGTCATCGTCCTGGGAGCTTGGAGTTTTTGACGGGAAAGAGCAGTAGCGAGATGGCATGATGGCATGGGTTGGTGCTGCCTGGACCTAGAGAGAAGCATGAACAACCTGATTGCTGGCTCTTGGAAGCGGAGCTCGCTTGGAGTGGCAACATCGGGGTTTACTGTGCTCAGATCGATCCCAAAGCCGACTTTGAGGCTGTTCAAAGTGTGCGATGGAACAAGGCCCCCAAATTTTGGGGCCATATATACTTCTTTGTACAactatattatttatgaaaggGCCCTCACCACTTGAAAGTTTTGTAGTTCAGTTGGCAATTAGCTCTCTTTCCAACTTAGTATAAGTTTGATTCTCATTGTAGCTGAtttgctttttatttcttttttgggCCCCTTTTCCTACCCCCATTTTCTCGTTCTTTTGGGCCTCTTTTCCTCATTGCGGGTGATTtgctttttatttcttctttttttaggcCCATTTTTCTGCCtccattttcttgttcttttgggCCTCTTTTCCTCATTGTAAGTGATTTTCTTTTTATAGTACATTTATCCTTAATCCTTAAATGTCTTTTGGATAGTATTGTATTTATCTTcgttaataattcataattcaATTGTAATTTTGTCTGTAAATGGATTTTTGTTAACAAGGTTTAGTCCTGTTTCTCTCtaaatctttttgtttttaaagaagTGGAATAATAATATAAGATAAgagggccaaaaaaaaaagaataaagtgttcaagtaaatccctatttgtgtgtctggcccaaactctaggttacttgacctagtggtaatagggttttaattagagagaatctcggagaatatcttagagatatccattcattgtatgattacatttccttgtacaattcagattctatgcattgtaatcttctatataaatagacccatattatcaatgagaacacacaacaattctctctcaaatatcgtttccctaaaacacgttatcagcatgaagccctaacctagaaacaaatagccaaactctgattcaagaagctaaggGTGCGTTCTGTATCGTTTTTAAATACTGTTTTCTATTTTGCAAATTCAAAAAAGCCCAAGATTGCATTTGGTGCATTAGATTCCTAATTCAATAAAAACTCTATCTTAAATACATAATCAATTTTAGTCTATCTTTTCCAAAACGATATATCAgcgtttccttctttttctgaaAACATAATCCTAAATTTGTGAAACGCAGGATACTGATGCGAGGAAGAGAAGAACGGGATCTTTTTTCCATAAAAGAATGCAGCGGGCGCGGGATGAGAGCGCGGCAATTTTTGGCTCAAAGACTATATATTTATTGATTCATTGTTCTTTGCCAATCCATCTAAGTCGTGTTCATCTTCTTCAGGAAACAGAGCTTCATCTGGAATCTATTGCTCTAGGTATGATATTTTTCCCCTAAATATTGAATTGTTCTTTGCTATTCTTGTTTCATAATAACTGGCCATGATCGATTCATACTTTTGCTGTCAGAAAACATGTCGATTTATGTTAGATTTTATGTCACTGCTTGGAATTTACTCCTGTGTTAATACCAAAAATTAGGTAGCAAGACAGAAGCAAAGGCGGCTTCTCCTGCCCGCATCGGTTCTGACACTACTGCTCCTGGtatgctttttctttttgtttaggtttcttttattttttattttttattatatagcTTGAAACATAATCTAGAGTTTTCTTGGCTGTTTCTTTTGTTCTGTTGACGTATTAGAGGTGTTGTGAATAGATAACAACTAGATATTGTTGATGGAATCAATGTTCTCATTGCACCTGCAACTTCATTTATTTATAGCTTCCGTTTAAGAATCAACATGTGTACTCTTTTGTTCTTCTTATGCATGACATTCTCTTAATATCTGTCTgtatttgagtttttttttatggGTGAGTTGATATAGGAGAAGATATCTTTGGCATCCTTTAAACTGATGgtgcatatatatgtatatgttggTTACTGGAACTTTGGAAGTACATTTGATTCGTTGGAACTTGGAACTTTGAAGTACATTTGATTCATTTGATTTGCTGTTGGCTACTGGTGCATATATATCTTTGGCATCCTTTAAACTGATGgtgcatatatatgtatatgttggTTACTGGAACTTTGGAAGTACATTTGATTCGTTGGAACTTGGAACTTTGAAGTACATTTGATACATTTGATTTGTTGTTGGCTACTGGTGCATATATATCTTTGGCATCCTTTTGATGTTTATATATTATCTCATTAGTGCCAACTAATAGATTTTAGCACTGATTTGGCTAATTGCAGTTTATATATTAAGTAGGATATATCTTATCACTTTATTGGTTGTATCATATAGCTAAGGAGATGCATCATATTGATTGTATAAGATTACACTCTGTTCATTGAAAAATCTTTATTGGTTGTTCATTCGTTTAATCAAACTGATGCATCATATATATTGATATagaataataatagtaatagtaTTAGTGTTAGCATTACAGTTTATTTTCATCTCATTTTCATTTAAGGAAAATGGCCTCTAATGAAGTGGAGATTGATGATAAAGCTGAATGGTCTGCTAAGAATGAAGGAAAATTTATTCATATTTTGCATGAGCATGTGAAAAAAGGAGATATGCAAACATCcactttcaaaaagaaaatttggaTGGAAATAAGTGATGAGTTGTTTGCTGAAACTATGAAAAGATACACTGTGGCACAATTCAAGTCTAAGTTCAATAGACTACGCAAAAAACaccatgaattttctgatttgatTGAGCATACCGGATTTGGATGGGACCCTATTGCAAACACGGTTACTGCATCAGAGGAAGTATGGGCTACTTATATTAAGGTTTATTTAGTGTCAACCCAATTTTTGTTTATTGAGCTTtcaatatataatttttttgctaTATGTAATATGGCATTTTTCATTACAGAGAGTACCGGGAGTGAAGCCCTATCGTAAGAAAGGCTTGGAACATTATGAAACTCTAGGGGAAATATTCAATACTACTACTGCAACGGGTCAACTACATTATGCCTCTAGCCAGCTCCCTCCTAATTCAGATGATGAGCGTGAGTTAGAGAATAACTTTCTTAACAATGGAGTTCACATCAATCTTGATGAGGATTTCGATGTTAATAATACTCAAAATGAGATCAGAGGGAAAAGAAAAGCTATGACAGAGGCTCCACCTTCAGAGCGTCGAACAAAAAAAAGGGACAAAATGGAAGCCTACTTAGAAATTTGTGGTgaagtgatgaaagaaaagctacaacaaagaaaagaaaaaaatgatgaagagAATAAGGAGAAGTACTCCATTGAAGAGTGTGTGCAAATTGTGGAAACATTGGGAGACATTGATCATGCCACATTTATTAAAATGATGGATAAGCTTATAGTTGTTGAATGGAGGAGGCTTTTCCTTACCATGTCAAATGAAAGAAGGAGAGCTTGGCTAGCTAATCTCTTGCTTGTTGCTTGTCTTAGTTGCATGAACTATCATATTATTTCCTATTCATTTTTGTTACTTTGGTAAACTTTTGGTTCTTGTTTTATGTTTATTTGATATCAAATAAATGATCGATGTTATTCATTGATTTTACAACTTTTGTGTTATATATTGCGATATTCTGAATTAACTATGTTTTTGAATCTTTTTCAGTAGGTAATAAGATGATTATAGACATGGAAGATGGTGACTCAAATAGTTCTTCAGAACTAGATGAAATGGCACAACATATGATAATATGTATGAACATCTATGATTATTGGTCTTCATACATAGACAAGGTTCCTTGCCATACATCGATATTAACTGGAGCTGAATATGTGCAAGAGTTGCTGAATGGACATCCAGATAGAATTTATAACTCATTGCGCATGGATAAACATGTATTTTAAAGGTTGTGTTGCACGCTTGAGAGTTTAAATTTATTAAAAGATGATCAGCATGTAGGCATTCAAGAGGCGGTGGCTATTTTCTTATATATAGTATCTCATAGTAAGCGCATGAGAATGGCTGCTGAGCACTTTCAACGGTTAAAAGATACTATTCATCGACAATTTAAGCGTGTGTTAGCAGCCTTGTGTAAGTTATTGCCACAGATCATACGTCCTCAAAGTCAAGGAGAAACACCTCCAGAAATTTTGAACAATCCAAAGTTTTATCCATATTTTGAGGTAAGGAATTATtatgaatgaatttttttttctttaaatttctctctaatatttatttatcttaTGACAGAAATGTATTGGGGCAATTGATGGAACACATGTCGCTGCATGGGCCCCGGCTCAGAAACAAACTTCATATCGTGGTAGGTAGGTCCTGGTTACCCAAAATGTCATGTGTGCATGCTCCTTTGACATGATGTTCACCTTTGTTTATACTGGATGGGAAGGGACTGCGAATGATTCTAGGGTCTTTGCAGATGCAGTGACCAGGCCAGAGaataattttcaatttccaaATGAAGGTATAAAACTACGTTACTTTTTTTTATAGCTTTCTAATTAAATGAAAATACATATGCTTTACTTTGATTTTGACATGCacaaattaattataaaaaaaacagGATATTATTATGTGGTGGATGCTGGATATACAAACATGCCAGGATTCTTAGCTCCTTATCGAGGTGAGAGGTATCATTTGCGTGATTACAGAGGACCTCGTTGTACACCAAGAGGCCCTAGGGAGTTGTTCAATTACAGACATTCTTCATTGCGAAATGTGATTGAGTGATGTTTTGGTGTACTGAAAGCATGTTTTccaattttaaaatatatgccTAATTATCCTCCAAGAAGACAATGACGTATCCCTATTGCATGTTGTGTTTTACACAATTTTATTCGAAAGGAAGCTCGTCGCGACAGATTGTTTGAAGTTTTTGATGTAGAAGATATGATTTTTGAGGAGGAAAACAGTACACCAACGAACTTAGATATGTCACAAGAGAACCTTGCACAAATGACTAATGTTagaaatgaaattgcagaagaCTTGTGGTAAGACTTTATCCCTCACCCTTAGAAGTTTGGTGATAGTAGATTTTTAATGCAATTTTTGTTGGGATGATATGGTGATATGACAACTTTGTTTtgaagattttgaggaaataattttaaatttatcagttacatttatttcttaaagtaaatTTGTCAcattttttgggctaaatactgtttagtccctgaacttttgCTGAAAAAACACTTCCGTCCCTCGTCCTCTAATTTGACACGTTTACTCCTTATTCTTTCAGTTTTAcatccaataggtccatccCATTACACTACATTAAATTGTGCCGTTAACTTCCtattttaaggataaaattactaTTATAACCCTGACTTtctatttctttaatttttttaattgtttttattcttctcttttattttttctttctttaatattttaatttttttattcttcccttttattttttttcttctgattcattccaataaaattactaattttttaattttttttattcttctcttttatttttttaattgtttttattcttctcttttatttttcttctcttttaaggataaaaaattaaaaattactaTTATAGTCCCTCCCTTGTTTCTTCTGTTATAACTAATTTTATTGGGTGTTTGGGTGAGCCGGAGAAGAGATTAATTTGTTGCTGGACACCAATAAAATTATTCATAACTTTTAATAcgacttttattaattttttaaattgtttttattcttctcttttatttattcttgTGATTCGCATCAAtaaaattactaattttttttagttgtttttattcttctcttttattggtgccaacaaaaagaaaaaattaaagagaagaataaaaacaattaaaaaaaattgtaattttaTTGGTTCTaatcagaagaaaaaataaaagagaagaataaaaaaaatttaaaaaattaataaaagtcgTATTAAAAGTTATGACTAATTTTATTGGTCTCAAGCAGCAAATTAATTTCTTCTACGGCTCACCCAAACACCCCATAAAATTAGTCATAATAGAAGAAATAAGAAGTAAAAGTGTCCAAttaaagtgaaaaataaaaataattaaaaaaataaaagagaagaacaaaaataattaaaaaattaaagaaacaaaaaaataaataaaagagaagaataaaaacaattaaaaaaattaaagaaagagaaagtcagGGCTATGAtagtaattttatccttaaaataGGAAGTTAATGGCACAATTTAACGGAATTGACCTATTGGGTGTAAAACTGAAAGAACAAGGAGTAAACTTGTCAAATTAAAAAgtgagggactgaagtgttttttaagcaaaagttcagggactaaacagtatttagccctaaaatttatataccAGACGcgttttctatttttcattttcaaaaaacTATTTTGAAATTTAGCCACCGAACGCATtttcaaattcagaaaatacataatttaatttcccatttttattttataaaacaGTTTTTAAAAAATTGTTTTGCAAAACGTTACAGGACACAccctaaaaaccttgaatccaaatacaaaaccttcaagccttttctgcctccacctcacaccttgaaacACTCAATCCCAGGAGTCTAGAACAGGCGGcaccaccccaagaaccggccgaaaacctactgaaccggccaccggaagcttggtacaacccgcagcaaatattccaccggttcaccatcttccggacatccaatttcaaccaaattttgTCAGTAGATACATCTCAATCTGACGATTCAAGAACCAAAAGAAATCTCACAAAAACCTGCCAAAAAACTAGCTAAACTGgcagaaggaagaaaaaaaaaaggaggaaggagGAGACCAAGCCGCAGCCCAAGCCGACCCAAGCCGCGGCCCACTAATGCAACCACGTCAGTAGCTGATCCCACACCACGTCAGCAGCGGACTCCACACCACCATCAGCAGCTACGTTAGCAACAGAGtcagcagccacgtcagcaTATCTGCCACATCAGCATCCGGTCAACACCGCCGGCGACACTTTCAtgccaacttccggcgactttttccggccaacttcctgCAAGTTTTCCCGCAAGTTTTTCCTGTCAAATTtttcggcgacctatttcgaggtattttttactaaacgttcccctttttttagagtttttttaattcaatttctcttctttttcggggacttgcaacctcccttcttctacccccctttcttcatcataggagagaccaaattaagccaaactgtgggggttcatgctcactccaagcttagagcttgttgcgATCTCTAAACTtaaagtttgtagagaatttatgatcgaccacttacgttattgtttctatctaatccaatacctcttggaatttaatttcttggaagcgattacgctcaggaattttatatgttttcgtggtagccttttacgctccgaaactaaccattttttCTAGTTCTCtctcaggatgagtaacctgaacaaattggactttgctccattgggaacaaatGGCtatggatatcacaggtgggttcgtgatatccgtcAGCATCTTAAGGCCGATAGAATtctagatacgattctcgagcctagccaggacatgctaactgttgagcaagctcaagctttggaagaaaatagagcagccttagaggcaaataaggcgagatccatcatcctaatgactcgtcatatggttggttcgctccagtacgagtgtatgaatgaagaagaccccagaagactatgggtctcactcgaagaaagatttggcaacgtccgtgactccctgcttcctgacctagaagtgagatggcatagcctttacttctgtgatttcaagtcagttcttgactacaattcggaagcacttcgcattaaatccttaataaaattctgtggtaaagagatcacaaatgcgatgttgattgagaaaactctctctaccttccccgtctctgcattgatggttgctaagaactatcgaatcaatgttactgcaagacggatcacaaggtttcatgagctaattggagttatgaatgtcactgaaaaacatgacaacatccttgtgaagaactataattcaagatctGTGGGAACATagtatattccggaatccaattatagtcgtgtcccaaagagagggcgccaagagcgaaaccttAATCTTAAGGATACATTtcgacgttctggtccatataatcgctctacttgggaaggtaaccgccaaaataggcgaacatggaaccgaagaggtcaatgtggaaagagagagggaggcaacgcctctggccatgttggtggcgccaccaacactaagagccatctaaatgacactttcaaagcgcctcaatcaatggagtttgagcaaagagatatatgttctcgatgtggagtgtctgatcattgggcacacatttgtagagctcgtgaagaactagtCACTGCCTACAAATCATATTGTGAaccaagagaagctcactatgtgaaacaagaagatcaagaagatgatctagcgtgaagggttgaagactacaaatctggctgggataaatagatcgccaattctatttaagtctttaGTTTTCCAAgatatgtaataggcaattaccatatatttttatagtaaatgccaatgatttagtttctcttcaaagtaggctcacccaaagtgagtgtgatgtctaggaatgttctgagattagtagtacttaagcgagctttgttccaccgacatctctctactcacctggtcacatttattttagaattacctaaagaagttagacgactaccattgttttgcattagccagcattttggattagattttctttagtcaaagagacgatgatgtaactccgttggtttatgaataaaatttcgagttc
This portion of the Rosa chinensis cultivar Old Blush chromosome 1, RchiOBHm-V2, whole genome shotgun sequence genome encodes:
- the LOC112169137 gene encoding uncharacterized protein At2g29880-like; translation: MEISDELFAETMKRYTVAQFKSKFNRLRKKHHEFSDLIEHTGFGWDPIANTVTASEEVWATYIKRVPGVKPYRKKGLEHYETLGEIFNTTTATGQLHYASSQLPPNSDDERELENNFLNNGVHINLDEDFDVNNTQNEIRGKRKAMTEAPPSERRTKKRDKMEAYLEICGEVMKEKLQQRKEKNDEENKEKYSIEECVQIVETLGDIDHATFIKMMDKLIVVEWRRLFLTMSNERRRAWLANLLLVACNKMIIDMEDGDSNSSSELDEMAQHMIICMNIYDYWSSYIDKVPCHTSILTGAEYVQELLNGHPDRIYNSLRMDKHKCIGAIDGTHVAAWAPAQKQTSYRGTANDSRVFADAVTRPENNFQFPNEGYYYVVDAGYTNMPGFLAPYRGERYHLRDYRGPRCTPRGPRELFNYRHSSLRNVIE